The following are encoded together in the Culex pipiens pallens isolate TS chromosome 1, TS_CPP_V2, whole genome shotgun sequence genome:
- the LOC120422547 gene encoding uncharacterized protein LOC120422547, with protein sequence MSTLPFKSRFNWTVIDGDPSRQITHNILSNEPSEPVSQDRLLNPDGCVVLATPDDSVKPVFCEQTVSVSPVYQVTRLALIAECAKLELHVGRTQEYYQTYQGELIFQTDDSQLYRFDVEFENAGIAEFMLRFITPPGEPLCLYGMHLLLERNTNPLGLLASDSTLNRAMLDCQLDDRKLSETAARCKAFIVASMRNRMFGSQNVANNNPDEESGASTGTASDTSSIGAMGGGSETMAIGRYIDEKFRQLETSLEAKLQAIETRQSEKLDRILALLQADKSNCDN encoded by the exons ATGAGTACGTTACCGTTTAAATCCCGCTTCAATTGGACCGTCATCGACGGAGATCCTTCCCGCCAAATAACGCACAACATCCTTTCGAATGAGCCCTCCGAACC CGTCTCTCAGGATCGCCTGCTCAATCCGGACGGCTGCGTAGTCCTGGCCACTCCGGACGATTCCGTCAAGCCCGTGTTCTGCGAGCAAACCGTTTCCGTAAGTCCGGTTTACCAAGTGACGCGACTCGCGCTCATCGCCGAATGTGCCAAGCTGGAGTTGCACGTGGGACGCACCCAAGAGTACTACCAAACCTACCAGGGCGAGCTCATCTTCCAGACCGATGACTCGCAGCTGTACCGATTCGATGTCGAGTTTGAAAACGCCGGAATCGCCGAATTCATGCTTCGGTTCATAACACCCCCCGGGGAACCGCTCTGCCTGTACGGAATGCACCTGCTCCTCGAACGCAACACCAACCCGCTGGGACTGCTGGCCAGCGACAGCACCCTGAACCGGGCCATGCTCGACTGCCAGCTCGACGACCGGAAGTTGTCCGAAACGGCGGCCCGCTGCAAGGCCTTCATCGTGGCCTCGATGCGCAATCGAATGTTTGGCAGCCAGAACGTTGCCAACAACAATCCGGACGAGGAGAGCGGCGCGTCCACCGGCACGGCGAGTGACACCAGCAGCATTGGAGCGATGGGAGGTGGTTCCGAAACGATGGCCATTGGTCGGTACATCGACGAAAAGTTTCGACAGTTGGAGACGAGTCTCGAGGCGAAGCTGCAAGCGATCGAAACGCGACAGAGCGAAAAACTGGATCGCATCTTGGCGCTGCTGCAGGCTGACAAGAGTAATTGTgataattaa
- the LOC120422554 gene encoding protein dispatched, with product MLWYYKLLARRPHFVVVAVGVFSVACIVVALITKKLPDFDDPTLGFEARGTSIGRRWTAWRNLLEETSPSGRLIANPKELISEREAQSGLAAGSEFGGVRKRKKNKKANGMNGKKRPKGNKNIRILKELSTLNKSSNGEMISFEEYDNDTFSLRHDNWEYGKNMTFYPDETGNKTVEKKRAKWDTLRNLKPPPDIVEMHIPADGFFCESPNKEFAHFVVQRVNYNLNDTLFELNAFLAMCDLEQKIVQTSLYEDLCQKELTSDNCCRPWSVVNYVTFLSNKSSCFDLDEEDIAMVKTLLFDCFQYFHNMKLSNDCVRSSCVVPPPCKQHNAVYNILHYLADVEFIKLNESAEFLNATMIFLPIARSTKSLEFYHNLQQENLGNELVAVVAMDMGLKFALFDECLLRDGWLVGLGGIFVVISMWLYTKSLFVTLMTVVAVIFSLGIAYFIYTLIFELSFFPFMNLLAVIVVVGIGADDAFIFLKIWQCVIADRMKATGAVIPLGGPSTSSSFVSEGGNGTGGGAVGPGAAPSDTLVGIMASTLKHAALSMLVTSLTTAAAFYASYVSSITAVRCFGIFSGTAVMANYVIMITWLPAAVSIAERITCVSLGKPVETMLARLAAPFRAISQLGRKVEDVIISLVISVPLLWIALLGIIGILSGVMVLHWPKLRLPDSPDFKLFISSHPFERYDAEYKDMFWFEKIYSTSDSFKLPLRFVWGVQPVDRGNFLDPERRGLLYFDDSFNMSAPESQQWLLGFCKSLKNQTFYQMSYGLLLPNCFIENFINWMARRCNDSMGEIDRTPCCEVSPFPFAPDVFELCLPESISSLYETPREFFIPGVAGPKFARQSANGTVVKAVVIEFESNQVFTMSYGEIDGFVRTVEGWFGQMLEDAPAGMANGWFTSELEFFDLQDTLSTGTLVAICMAMGVALLVLLLVTLNVLISLYAIVTVTFTILTTVAVLVLLGWKLNVLESVAVSTAIGLAVDFSLHYGVHYRLATDSDRRSSTHFSLTRMIGPTAMAALTTGIAGALMLPSTILAYIQIGVFLVIVMSISWIYATFFLMSLLRVIGPQYGFGQFRYPKLRSALRDSTKGQMDGTARLNHHHNPVSEQLLSNSSSAAGELVGSESHELDSLTSNSIIKPINLDISRPINFDRAFKKKYSLPREHSPSTASAITMVLPDDVDFKNG from the exons ATGCTCTGGTACTACAAGTTGTTGGCCCGGCGACCCCACTTTGTCGTGGTCGCCGTCGGTGTCTTCTCCGTGGCCTGTATCGTCGTCGCACTCATCACCAAGAAGCTGCCCGATTTTGACGATCCAACGCTCGGCTTTGAAGCCCGGGGCACCTCGATCGGACGACGATGGACGGCGTGGCGAAATCTGCTCGAGGAAACCAGCCCTTCCGGAAGGTTGATCGCCAACCCGAAAGAGCTGATCAGCGAGCGGGAGGCGCAGTCCGGGTTGGCGGCCGGAAGTGAATTCGGGGGTGTTCGAAAgcgcaagaaaaacaagaaagcaAACGGAATGAACGGCAAGAAGCGACCCAAGGGAAACAAGAACATTCGGATATTGAAGGAACTTAGCACGCTGAACAAATCCAGCAACGGAGAGATGATAAGCTTTGAAGAGTACGACAACGATACGTTCAGCCTGCGGCATGACAACTGGGAATACGGAAAGAACATGACTTTCTATCCGGATGAAACGGGCAACAAGACAGTCGAGAAGAAACGGGCCAAATGGGACACGTTGCGCAATCTGAAGCCGCCGCCGGATATCGTCGAGATGCACATCCCAGCTGATGGGTTCTTCTGCGAGTCGCCAA ACAAAGAGTTCGCCCACTTTGTGGTCCAGCGCGTCAATTACAACCTCAACGACACCCTGTTCGAGCTGAACGCCTTCCTGGCCATGTGCGACCTGGAGCAGAAAATCGTCCAAACCTCGCTGTACGAAGACCTCTGCCAAAAGGAACTCACCAGCGACAACTGCTGCCGGCCGTGGTCGGTCGTAAACTACGTCACGTTTCTGTCCAACAAGAGCAGCTGCTTCGACCTGGACGAGGAGGACATTGCGATGGTCAAGACGCTGCTGTTCGATTGCTTCCAATACTTCCACAACATGAAGCTGAGCAACGACTGCGTGCGGTCCAGCTGTGTCGTTCCGCCTCCCTGCAAACAGCACAACGCCGTCTACAACATTCTGCACTACCTGGCGGATGTGGAATTTATCAAGCTCAAT GAATCGGCCGAGTTTCTGAACGCGACCATGATTTTCTTGCCGATCGCTAGGAGCACCAAATCGTTGGAGTTTTACCACAACCTTCAACAGGA GAACCTCGGCAACGAGCTGGTGGCGGTCGTGGCGATGGATATGGGCCTCAAGTTTGCCCTGTTTGACGAGTGTCTGCTGCGGGACGGATGGCTGGTCGGGCTGGGCGGAATCTTCGTGGTGATTTCGATGTGGCTGTACACCAAGTCGCTGTTTGTGACGTTAATGACGGTGGTTGCTGTGATCTTTTCGCTTGGCATCGCCTACTTTATCTACACGCTGATCTTTGAGCTTTCGTTCTTTCCGTTTATGAACCTGCTGGcggtgattgttgttgttg GAATCGGTGCGGACGACGCGTTCATCTTCCTCAAAATCTGGCAGTGCGTAATTGCGGATCGGATGAAGGCCACCGGAGCGGTTATCCCTTTGGGAGGACCTTCCACATCTTCCTCCTTCGTGTCGGAGGGAGGCAATGGGACGGGTGGTGGTGCAGTGGGGCCAGGTGCGGCACCGTCGGATACTCTCGTCGGGATCATGGCCAGTACGCTGAAGCACGCAGCCCTATCGATGCTGGTAACGTCGCTGACGACGGCAGCGGCCTTCTACGCGTCCTACGTCAGCTCCATCACGGCCGTGCGGTGCTTTGG GATCTTCTCCGGTACGGCCGTCATGGCCAACTACGTGATCATGATCACGTGGCTGCCGGCGGCGGTTTCGATTGCCGAGCGAATCACGTGCGTTTCGCTGGGGAAACCGGTGGAGACGATGCTGGCACGGTTGGCCGCGCCCTTTCGGGCCATCAGTCAATTGGGCAGGAAGGTCGAGGACGTCATTATTTCGCTGGTGATTAGCGTCCCGTTGTTGTGGATTGCATTGTTAG GTATTATCGGAATCTTGAGCGGAGTTATGGTGCTACACTGGCCCAAGCTGCGGCTGCCGGATTCGCCCGATTTTAAGCTCTTCATCAGCAGTCATCCGTTCGAGCGGTACGACGCCGAGTACAAGGACATGTTCTGGTTCGAGAAGATCTACAGT ACCTCGGACTCGTTCAAGCTGCCGCTGCGCTTCGTGTGGGGCGTCCAGCCCGTCGACCGGGGCAACTTCCTCGACCCGGAACGCCGCGGTCTGCTCTACTTTGACGACAGCTTCAACATGAGCGCACCCGAATCTCAGCAGTGGCTCCTAGGTTTCTGCAAGAGCCTCAAGAACCAAACCTTCTACCAGATGAGCTACGGACTGCTGCTACCGAACTGCTTCATCGAGAACTTTATCAACTGGATGGCCCGCCGGTGCAACGACTCGATGGGCGAGATCGACCGGACGCCGTGCTGCGAGGTGTCGCCCTTTCCCTTTGCGCCGGACGTGTTTGAGCTGTGTCTGCCCGAGTCGATCTCGAGCTTGTACGAGACGCCGCGGGAGTTTTTCATTCCGGGCGTGGCGGGGCCAAAGTTTGCCCGGCAGAGCGCGAATGGGACGGTTGTGAAGGCGGTGGTCATTGAGTTTGAGAGTAATCAGGTGTTTACGATGTCTTACGGGGAGATTGATGGTTTTGTGAGGACGGTTGAGGGGTGGTTTGGGCAGATGTTGGAGGACGCACCGGCGGGGATGGCGAATGGGTGGTTTACGAGTGAGTTGGAGTTTTTTGACCTGCAGGACACGCTTTCGACGGGGACGTTGGTGGCGATCTGTATGGCGATGGGAGTGGCGttgttggtgctgctgctggtgacgTTGAACGTGTTGATCAGTTTGTACGCGATCGTGACGGTGACGTTTACGATTTTGACGACGGTGGCCGTTTTAGTGCTGCTGGGTTGGAAGTTGAACGTGCTGGAGAGTGTGGCGGTTAGTACGGCGATTGGTTTGGCGGTTGATTTTAGCTTGCATTACGGCGTCCATTATCGGCTGGCGACCGACTCGGATCGGCGTTCGTCGACGCACTTTTCGTTGACCCGGATGATTGGACCGACGGCGATGGCCGCGCTGACGACGGGGATTGCCGGTGCGTTGATGCTTCCCTCGACGATCTTGGCCTACATCCAGATCGGTGTCTTCCTGGTGATTGTCATGTCCATCAGCTGGATCTACGCGACGTTCTTCCTGATGAGTTTGCTGCGCGTGATCGGACCTCAGTACGGCTTTGGCCAGTTTCGGTATCCGAAGCTTCGGTCAGCCCTGCGGGACAGCACGAAAGGGCAGATGGACGGAACCGCCCGGCTCAACCATCACCACAATCCGGTGTCCGAGCAGCTGCTGTCCAACTCGAGTTCCGCAGCCGGCGAGCTGGTCGGTTCCGAATCCCACGAACTGGACTCACTCACCTCCAACTCGATCATCAAACCGATCAACCTGGACATTTCGCGCCCCATCAACTTCGATCGGGCGTTCAAGAAAAAGTACTCGCTGCCGCGGGAACACAGCCCCTCGACGGCCAGCGCCATCACGATGGTCCTGCCCGACGACGTAGACTTTAAGAACGGATAA
- the LOC120422555 gene encoding uncharacterized protein LOC120422555, whose translation MNPLTNFEKPLYSRLPEHPGVWHPHRYRPQPIRSAMESVDPHLLDGYAFTNLYLESPSELPAFKRPEAERYQDFVTQKGWPTGSIETLKRDQRERRSTTYRRHYCQLAPELDSLRVQRMKIRAGRQTVQLPDGWKWAETSSAATHRSWQDLKALIEAARETKFKSHQKESDTF comes from the exons ATGAACCCACTAACCAACTTCGAAAAGCCACTCTACTCGCGCCTCCCGGAACATCCCGGCGTGTGGCACCCGCACCGCTACCGTCCCCAACCCATCCGATCCGCAATGGAATCCGTCGATCCGCACCTCCTCGACGGGTACGCCTTCACAAACCTCTACCTGGAATCCCCCAGCGAACTCCCCGCCTTCAAGCGTCCGGAAGCGGAACGCTACCAGGACTTTGTGACCCAAAAAGGTTGGCCAACCGGATCGATTGAAACGCTAAAGCGAGATCAGCGCGAGCGGCGGAGCACGACCTACCGGCGGCACTACTGTCAGCTCGCGCCGGAGCTGGACTCGTTGCGCGTCCAGCGGATGAAGATTCGCGCCGGGCGGCAGACGGTTCAGCTGCCCGACGGGTGGAAGTGGGCGGAGaccagttcggcg gCCACCCACCGAAGCTGGCAAGATTTGAAGGCGCTGATTGAAGCCGCACGCGAAACTAAATTCAAAAGCCACCAGAAGGAGAGCGATACGTTCTAG